From a single Campylobacter concisus genomic region:
- a CDS encoding hydrogenase-4 component G: MKISQIANSYNSSNLKENIKSEISLHKDEKDISKKESEITNLTAKDISNSYFFQYQKEIVKSSSSNLLAQGGLSFNAPKNLLEILSGLDLANIGYNGKSLNELTSDEANDLISENGFFGIANTAERIASFVLNGAGDDVEKLKAGIEGVAKGFEDAKKIWGGELPEISQKTIEKTLETLDKKIAELGGNVLNVSA, translated from the coding sequence ATGAAAATTTCTCAAATCGCAAACTCATATAATAGTTCAAACCTAAAAGAAAATATAAAATCAGAAATTTCACTTCATAAAGATGAAAAGGATATCTCTAAAAAAGAGTCTGAAATTACAAATTTAACAGCCAAAGACATTTCAAATAGCTATTTTTTCCAGTATCAAAAAGAGATTGTTAAAAGTAGTAGTTCAAATTTATTAGCTCAAGGTGGCTTAAGCTTTAATGCGCCTAAAAATTTATTAGAAATTTTATCAGGCCTTGATCTTGCAAATATCGGCTATAATGGTAAATCTTTAAACGAGCTAACTAGTGACGAGGCAAATGATCTTATTAGTGAGAATGGATTTTTTGGTATCGCAAATACGGCTGAGAGGATAGCTAGCTTTGTGCTAAATGGTGCAGGTGATGACGTGGAAAAACTAAAAGCCGGTATAGAGGGTGTGGCAAAGGGTTTTGAGGATGCGAAGAAAATTTGGGGAGGCGAGCTTCCTGAAATTTCACAAAAGACTATTGAAAAGACCCTTGAGACACTTGATAAAAAGATCGCCGAGCTTGGCGGTAACGTTTTAAATGTTTCAGCTTAA
- a CDS encoding major outer membrane protein has translation MKLTKISLATLVALGAFSSVASATPLEEAIKNVDLSGFARYRYTNTHNKDTEQSDVAKKSKANHQFRMVTNFKAAIDDNFFGVIGLRYNSVDGSGDNAKTDNTDGTDKTDTTKTFNVHQFYLGYKAGNTTITAGKQAIGSYFTDDAVGTGVRIVNKDIEGLTLTALAFDAISSEWADGNLYAEADPKKPKLKATSLLNSYDVGNLYAAGIAGSYDPINFQLWYASLTNLADVLAADVSANFAINNDISLGARLNYVNSSADREAKGYLTSENGAKYNDGNFYAGELSTSLFGLDLAAGYIGWKVQDKGVTSFSFEDQGALIDAGEDVFDWTFTEGKGNFLYATSAYTFDKFTVGLDYVKGTQKVFGGTGNPDIKDKVEEFVPRFAYQYSKKLKFSSFYSFQTHKLPDDVKTKEDKFRFEAKYSF, from the coding sequence ATGAAACTAACAAAAATTAGTTTAGCCACTTTGGTTGCTTTAGGTGCATTTTCAAGCGTAGCAAGTGCTACCCCACTTGAAGAAGCTATAAAAAATGTAGATCTTTCAGGATTTGCAAGATATAGATATACAAATACTCACAATAAAGATACAGAGCAAAGTGATGTTGCAAAAAAAAGCAAAGCTAATCATCAATTTAGAATGGTTACAAACTTTAAAGCCGCTATTGATGATAACTTTTTTGGTGTTATTGGTTTAAGATATAACTCTGTTGATGGCTCAGGCGATAACGCTAAAACAGATAATACAGATGGTACAGATAAAACAGATACAACAAAGACATTTAATGTTCACCAATTCTATCTTGGTTATAAAGCTGGAAATACTACTATCACAGCCGGTAAGCAAGCTATTGGTTCATACTTTACTGATGATGCAGTTGGTACAGGTGTAAGAATAGTAAATAAAGATATCGAAGGTCTTACGCTTACAGCTTTAGCGTTTGATGCTATCTCTAGTGAATGGGCTGATGGTAATTTATATGCAGAAGCAGATCCTAAAAAACCAAAATTAAAAGCTACCAGTCTTTTAAACAGCTATGATGTTGGTAACCTATATGCAGCTGGTATTGCTGGTTCATATGATCCTATCAATTTCCAACTATGGTATGCTAGCCTTACAAACTTAGCTGACGTACTTGCAGCTGATGTTTCAGCAAATTTTGCTATTAATAATGATATTTCTTTAGGTGCAAGACTTAACTATGTAAATAGTTCAGCGGATAGAGAAGCAAAAGGGTATTTAACTTCAGAAAATGGTGCTAAATACAATGATGGTAATTTCTATGCTGGTGAACTTTCAACATCACTATTTGGTCTTGATCTAGCTGCTGGTTATATTGGCTGGAAAGTTCAAGATAAAGGTGTAACATCATTTAGTTTTGAAGATCAGGGTGCTCTTATTGATGCTGGTGAAGATGTATTTGATTGGACATTTACAGAAGGTAAAGGTAACTTCCTCTATGCAACAAGTGCTTATACATTTGATAAATTTACAGTTGGTTTAGACTATGTAAAAGGTACTCAAAAAGTATTTGGCGGTACTGGCAATCCAGACATAAAAGATAAAGTTGAAGAATTTGTTCCAAGATTTGCTTATCAATATAGCAAAAAGTTGAAATTTAGCTCTTTCTACTCTTTCCAAACACATAAATTACCTGATGATGTAAAAACAAAAGAAGATAAATTTAGATTTGAAGCTAAATACTCATTCTAA
- a CDS encoding c-type cytochrome yields the protein MKSIKISFLACFLVANAFAASQVYYIEARGEFGKELAEMAKKQANDRNEKVNVYVDEDPRRYKDNRILKLGVDRKGRYSVSLGKELYEKQCASCHGENADKRPFGSTPLKNIDAKDIEDSIISYRSDSSFGGSGKNVMQNQAKILSNNDLGAILAYLKGKDAFAEQDANENKPVSTQTKQGSYLR from the coding sequence ATGAAAAGTATTAAAATTTCTTTTTTGGCGTGTTTTTTGGTGGCAAATGCCTTTGCAGCTTCGCAGGTCTACTATATAGAAGCTCGTGGTGAGTTTGGTAAAGAACTTGCTGAAATGGCAAAAAAGCAGGCTAATGATAGAAATGAAAAAGTAAATGTCTATGTTGATGAAGATCCAAGACGTTATAAAGATAATAGAATTTTAAAATTAGGCGTTGATAGAAAGGGCAGATATAGTGTTTCTTTGGGTAAGGAGCTTTATGAAAAGCAATGTGCTAGCTGTCATGGCGAGAATGCTGATAAAAGGCCATTTGGTTCAACGCCTCTAAAAAATATAGATGCTAAGGATATTGAAGATAGCATCATCTCTTATAGAAGTGACTCAAGTTTCGGTGGAAGCGGTAAAAATGTAATGCAAAACCAAGCTAAAATTCTTTCAAATAATGACCTTGGTGCGATTCTTGCCTATCTAAAAGGCAAAGATGCATTTGCTGAACAAGACGCAAATGAAAACAAACCAGTCTCTACTCAAACAAAGCAAGGTAGTTATTTAAGATAA
- the rpsL gene encoding 30S ribosomal protein S12 produces the protein MPTINQLVRKERKKVTVKSKSPALKECPQRRGVCTRVYTTTPKKPNSALRKVAKVRLTSGFEVISYIGGEGHNLQEHSIVLVRGGRVKDLPGVKYHIVRGALDTAGVAKRTVSRSKYGAKRPKAGAAAATKK, from the coding sequence GTGCCAACCATAAATCAATTGGTCAGAAAAGAACGCAAGAAAGTGACTGTTAAGTCAAAATCTCCAGCGTTAAAAGAGTGCCCTCAAAGAAGAGGAGTTTGCACTAGGGTTTATACTACAACTCCTAAAAAACCAAACTCAGCTTTGAGGAAAGTTGCCAAAGTCAGGCTAACAAGCGGTTTTGAAGTCATCAGCTATATCGGCGGTGAAGGTCATAACCTACAAGAACACAGTATCGTTTTAGTTCGCGGCGGTAGGGTTAAAGACTTACCAGGTGTTAAATATCACATCGTTCGTGGTGCACTTGATACTGCTGGTGTTGCAAAAAGAACAGTTTCTCGTTCTAAATATGGTGCTAAACGCCCTAAAGCTGGCGCTGCAGCTGCAACAAAAAAGTAA
- the ccsA gene encoding cytochrome c biogenesis protein CcsA: MLNPKSLFLSMGSAIVLMIIFAMASGAATIIESKTSTEAAWYYVYGASWFAIIQLLLGINLTYNIFRYNLIDPKKLPSLTFHLGFIVILIGAGITRYLGFEADMHIREKTQSNIVTTKISYLNLTALNDNGEEINAALPLGLSDAKKGFDLKLKIADNEANLKFKEFVPNASYKFVDDKNGQPVVEFVVSNESESEEIFLLEEEEARVADISFIFNAKPDESKKYVLFKLVDGNFTVTSNTDLSKFTMSDSSKTELKAGSINDFGIGSLYTISNINFAPRLVSAHASRKLVSTNDSEFNALIAELNYKGESKEMHIFYNLTEPSRLAVAGQKFNASWGAQQVKLPFSLYLKDFELKRYPGSNSPMSYSSEVIVKDDTNMSGLDYKIYMNHVLDYDGYRFFQSSYDTDEKGTILSVNKDPGKIPTYIGYFLLGLGFVLNVVNPGSRFRKLAKLIDNESTKGGKKVVAIIAIMLLSLSFSSLKAEDFLPNISKEHTQKLSRLIVQSSDGRMKPFDTLSKEILNKIHRSENINSLNSNQAMLSIMVTPDFWRNEKIISLGQSKELKKELGIDENAKYASFNDFFRATKDGGSEYKLTKFAEIANRKHPGSRNTFDKDVIKIDERLNVFYMIFIGEIFKIFPKQDDPSNSWYSPASAMMYFPPKEADLVINMMREYFAAVDAATKDNDWSKADATLDKISAYQQKYGSAVMPSEEKINIEILFNKIQIFERLTPVYLLAGLALLFFVFIKMLAPKVQINGIVKIVYIINLLAFFAHTVGLGLRWYIAEHAPWSNAYESMVYIAWALGFSGIVFAKRSPIALALTSILAGVTLFVAHLSWMDPQITTLVPVLQSYWLTIHVSVITASYGFLGLCALLGGFTLLLIILQNKKKPNPEISRNILEATRINEMAMILGLSLLTLGNFLGGVWANESWGRYWGWDSKETWALVSILVYAAVLHIRFIPKLNNQYAFAVASFFAYWSIIMTYFGVNFYLAGMHSYAAGDPLPVPDFVWISIVIMVLMSILAFTKRSLCSRL; encoded by the coding sequence ATGTTAAATCCAAAATCATTATTTTTAAGTATGGGCTCAGCTATCGTTTTGATGATAATCTTTGCCATGGCTAGCGGAGCCGCTACGATAATAGAAAGTAAAACTAGTACAGAAGCTGCATGGTACTATGTTTATGGTGCCAGCTGGTTTGCTATCATTCAACTACTGCTTGGTATAAATTTGACCTATAATATCTTTAGATATAACTTAATCGATCCAAAAAAACTCCCTTCGCTTACCTTTCACCTTGGTTTTATCGTTATCTTAATCGGTGCTGGTATAACAAGATATCTTGGCTTTGAGGCTGATATGCATATAAGAGAGAAAACTCAGTCAAATATCGTTACGACAAAAATATCCTATTTAAATTTAACCGCATTAAATGATAATGGAGAAGAGATAAACGCTGCTTTGCCGTTAGGACTTTCTGATGCAAAAAAAGGTTTTGATCTAAAGCTAAAAATAGCAGATAATGAAGCTAATTTAAAATTTAAAGAATTTGTGCCAAATGCAAGTTATAAGTTTGTGGATGATAAAAATGGGCAACCAGTAGTGGAATTTGTGGTTTCAAACGAGAGTGAAAGTGAAGAAATCTTCTTGTTAGAAGAAGAGGAAGCAAGAGTTGCAGATATTAGTTTTATCTTTAATGCTAAGCCAGATGAGAGTAAAAAATATGTACTTTTTAAATTAGTTGATGGAAATTTCACAGTTACTTCAAATACTGATCTTTCAAAATTTACAATGAGTGATAGCTCAAAAACAGAGTTAAAAGCTGGTAGTATAAATGATTTTGGCATAGGCAGTCTTTATACTATTTCAAATATAAATTTTGCTCCAAGATTAGTTTCAGCTCATGCCTCAAGGAAGCTAGTTAGTACAAATGATAGCGAATTTAACGCCTTGATAGCTGAATTAAATTATAAAGGCGAGAGTAAAGAGATGCATATTTTTTATAACCTAACAGAGCCTTCACGCTTGGCTGTGGCTGGACAAAAATTTAACGCTTCATGGGGCGCACAGCAAGTTAAACTTCCGTTTAGCTTATACTTAAAAGACTTTGAGCTTAAAAGATATCCTGGTTCAAATTCGCCTATGAGCTATTCAAGTGAAGTTATTGTAAAAGATGATACAAACATGTCGGGGCTTGACTATAAAATTTATATGAATCATGTGCTTGACTATGATGGCTATAGATTCTTCCAAAGTTCATACGATACAGATGAAAAAGGAACCATTCTCTCTGTAAATAAAGATCCAGGCAAGATACCAACTTACATTGGCTACTTTTTACTTGGACTTGGCTTTGTGTTAAATGTTGTAAATCCTGGTAGCCGCTTTAGAAAGCTAGCTAAGTTAATAGACAATGAATCAACAAAAGGTGGTAAAAAGGTTGTTGCTATCATTGCCATTATGCTTTTAAGTTTAAGTTTTAGCTCATTAAAGGCTGAAGACTTTTTGCCTAATATCAGCAAAGAGCACACACAAAAGCTTTCTAGACTTATTGTGCAAAGCTCAGATGGTAGAATGAAGCCATTTGACACTCTTAGTAAAGAAATTTTAAATAAAATACATAGAAGCGAGAACATAAATAGCCTAAACTCTAATCAAGCTATGCTTTCAATAATGGTAACGCCTGATTTTTGGCGAAATGAAAAAATTATCTCACTTGGACAAAGCAAGGAGCTAAAAAAAGAGCTTGGCATAGATGAAAATGCAAAGTATGCAAGTTTTAATGATTTTTTTAGAGCTACAAAAGATGGCGGAAGTGAATATAAACTCACAAAATTTGCTGAAATTGCTAATCGTAAGCATCCTGGATCACGCAATACATTTGATAAAGATGTGATAAAGATCGACGAGAGATTGAATGTTTTTTATATGATATTTATTGGTGAAATTTTTAAAATTTTTCCAAAGCAAGATGACCCATCAAACTCTTGGTATTCACCTGCTAGTGCAATGATGTATTTTCCGCCTAAGGAGGCCGATCTAGTCATTAATATGATGAGAGAGTATTTTGCAGCAGTTGATGCAGCAACAAAAGATAATGATTGGAGTAAGGCTGATGCCACACTTGATAAAATTTCAGCCTATCAGCAAAAGTACGGCTCTGCTGTAATGCCAAGTGAAGAAAAGATAAATATAGAAATTTTGTTTAATAAAATTCAAATTTTTGAACGATTGACGCCGGTTTATCTTTTGGCTGGCCTTGCACTTTTATTTTTTGTTTTTATCAAAATGCTAGCTCCAAAGGTCCAGATAAATGGTATTGTAAAGATTGTGTATATTATAAATTTACTAGCTTTTTTTGCTCACACTGTCGGACTTGGACTTCGTTGGTACATTGCTGAGCATGCGCCTTGGAGTAACGCTTATGAATCGATGGTCTATATCGCTTGGGCTTTAGGATTTTCTGGTATCGTCTTTGCAAAACGTAGCCCTATCGCCCTTGCTCTTACGTCTATATTGGCTGGCGTTACATTGTTTGTTGCGCACCTTAGCTGGATGGATCCGCAGATCACTACACTTGTGCCTGTACTTCAAAGCTACTGGCTAACAATACATGTCTCTGTCATTACTGCAAGTTATGGATTTTTAGGGCTTTGCGCGTTACTTGGTGGCTTTACACTATTGCTTATCATTTTGCAAAATAAGAAAAAGCCAAATCCAGAAATTTCTCGTAATATTCTTGAAGCTACTCGTATAAATGAGATGGCTATGATACTAGGACTTAGCTTGCTTACTCTTGGAAATTTCCTAGGCGGTGTCTGGGCGAACGAGAGTTGGGGTAGATATTGGGGCTGGGACAGCAAGGAGACTTGGGCATTA
- a CDS encoding DoxX family protein, protein MKNVDLGLLFIRLGLGICLFMHGFGKILHGLSGVKGILVNAGLPGFLAYFSYLGEVLAPIMLIIGFYSRVGAILVLGTSITILYSYYGFANLFALNEVNGFKSELIYLYITISLCILLIGSGKYAVKQD, encoded by the coding sequence ATGAAAAACGTTGATCTTGGACTTTTATTTATACGTTTAGGACTTGGTATCTGCCTTTTTATGCATGGTTTTGGTAAAATTTTACATGGACTTAGTGGGGTAAAAGGTATATTAGTAAATGCTGGTTTACCTGGATTTTTGGCATATTTTTCTTACCTTGGAGAGGTCTTAGCGCCAATTATGTTAATTATTGGTTTTTATTCAAGGGTAGGCGCTATCCTAGTTTTAGGTACTAGTATTACTATTTTATACTCGTACTATGGATTTGCAAATTTATTTGCATTAAACGAGGTTAATGGATTTAAATCAGAGCTTATTTACCTTTATATTACTATTTCACTTTGTATTCTTTTGATAGGTAGTGGTAAATATGCTGTCAAGCAAGACTAA
- a CDS encoding rhodanese-like domain-containing protein, with the protein MKKILLLGAVCCMLSADVKTVNISPDEIKKYDQIIDIRTPSEWQETGVIAGAKTITFNPNDKSAFLEELSKAVDIKKPIALVCRSGRRSTAAAAAIDSSDLKIINLDGGMSSLIEQGYKTTPYKK; encoded by the coding sequence ATGAAAAAAATTTTACTTTTAGGAGCTGTTTGTTGTATGTTGTCAGCTGATGTTAAAACTGTTAATATAAGCCCAGATGAGATAAAAAAATATGATCAGATTATCGATATAAGAACTCCATCTGAGTGGCAAGAGACTGGCGTTATCGCAGGTGCAAAGACTATAACTTTTAATCCAAACGATAAGAGTGCATTTTTAGAGGAGCTTTCAAAGGCAGTTGATATCAAAAAACCTATTGCTCTTGTTTGCAGAAGTGGCAGAAGAAGCACAGCAGCAGCCGCAGCGATAGATAGCTCGGATCTTAAGATAATAAATTTAGATGGAGGTATGAGTAGCTTGATCGAGCAAGGCTATAAAACTACGCCTTATAAAAAATAG
- a CDS encoding Dps family protein, translating into MSKVILQLNVIQADANALYIKFHDLHWNVKGIQFFSVHEYTEKAYEDMSEIFDDAAERALMLGGRPIVKAEELAKVTHIKHEPKEIYTPTEVLEIVLADYKHLLGEFKKLDELAEGDTTTQMYAQDQIAKFEKAIWMLNATLSK; encoded by the coding sequence ATGTCAAAAGTTATTTTACAATTAAATGTTATTCAGGCTGATGCAAATGCACTTTATATTAAATTTCACGATCTTCACTGGAATGTAAAAGGTATTCAATTTTTTAGCGTTCATGAATACACAGAAAAAGCTTACGAAGATATGAGTGAGATATTTGACGATGCAGCAGAAAGGGCTCTTATGCTTGGTGGCAGACCTATCGTCAAGGCTGAGGAGCTAGCAAAAGTTACTCATATCAAACACGAGCCAAAAGAAATTTACACTCCAACTGAGGTTTTAGAGATTGTCTTGGCTGATTATAAACACCTTTTGGGCGAGTTTAAAAAGCTTGACGAACTTGCAGAAGGCGATACAACAACTCAAATGTATGCACAAGATCAAATCGCAAAATTTGAAAAAGCGATCTGGATGCTAAACGCAACACTTAGCAAATAA
- the rpsG gene encoding 30S ribosomal protein S7: MRRRKAPVREVLPDPIYGNKIITKFINSLMYDGKKSVATEIMYGAIKAIEKKNAEVKGIDVFNDAIENVKPILEVKSRRVGGATYQVPVEVRPARQQALAIRWLITYARKRSERTMIDKLANELLDAANSKGASFKKKEDTYKMAEANKAFAHYRW, encoded by the coding sequence ATGAGAAGAAGAAAAGCCCCTGTAAGGGAAGTCTTACCTGATCCGATTTACGGAAATAAAATAATAACTAAATTTATTAATTCTCTTATGTATGATGGCAAAAAAAGCGTCGCTACTGAGATAATGTATGGTGCTATTAAAGCCATAGAAAAGAAAAATGCTGAGGTTAAAGGCATCGACGTTTTTAACGATGCTATTGAAAATGTAAAACCTATTTTAGAAGTTAAATCACGCCGTGTTGGTGGTGCTACTTATCAAGTACCAGTTGAGGTTCGCCCAGCTCGCCAACAAGCTCTTGCTATCCGCTGGCTTATAACTTACGCTAGAAAAAGAAGCGAAAGAACTATGATAGATAAACTAGCGAATGAGCTCTTAGATGCGGCAAACTCAAAAGGTGCATCTTTCAAGAAGAAGGAAGATACTTACAAGATGGCAGAGGCTAATAAAGCATTTGCTCACTACCGCTGGTAA
- the fusA gene encoding elongation factor G produces MAERKTPLHKVRNIGIAAHIDAGKTTTSERILFFTGMSHKIGEVHDGAATMDWMEQEKERGITITSAATTAFWKGYQINLIDTPGHVDFTIEVERSMRVLDGAVSVFCSVGGVQPQSETVWRQANKYHVPRIVFVNKMDRIGANFFRVEEQIRERLKANPIPIQIPIGAEDNFRGVVDLVRMKAYVWNDEKKPTDYVEEEIPAEVKDKAEEYRAKLIEAVSETDDSLMEKFFAGEELTEEEIKKGIKAGCLRMTITPMLCGTAFKNKGIQPLLDAVVDYLPAPDEIAAINGVYEDGTEVTVESTDDGEFAALAFKIMTDPFVGQLTFIRVYRGSLESGSYAYNTVQDCKERIGRLLKMHSNKREEITELFAGEIGAVVGLKNTLTGDTLASEKDKVILERMDFPEPVISVAVEPKTKADQEKMAIALQKLAQEDPSFRVSTDEESGQTIISGMGELHLEIIVDRMLREFKVDAEVGQPQVAYRETIRKTVEQEYKYAKQSGGRGQYGHVFLRIEPLPAASGFEFINDIKGGVVPKEYIPAVEKGCKEALQSGVLAGYPVEDVKVTLFDGSYHEVDSSEMAFKLAASMGFKEGARKAGAVILEPMMKVEVETPEEYMGDVIGDLNKRRGQVNSMDDRNGVKIIAAYCPLAQMFGYSTDLRSMTQGRATYSMEFDHYEEVPKNVSDEIIKKRNG; encoded by the coding sequence ATGGCAGAGAGAAAAACGCCTTTACATAAGGTAAGAAATATCGGTATTGCGGCTCACATTGATGCTGGAAAGACAACTACTAGTGAGAGAATTTTATTCTTTACTGGCATGAGCCATAAAATAGGTGAGGTTCATGATGGTGCTGCTACCATGGACTGGATGGAACAAGAAAAAGAGCGTGGTATTACTATTACTTCAGCTGCAACTACGGCATTTTGGAAGGGTTATCAAATAAACCTAATCGACACTCCGGGACACGTTGACTTTACTATCGAAGTTGAGCGTTCTATGCGTGTTCTTGACGGTGCTGTTTCAGTATTTTGTTCTGTTGGTGGTGTTCAACCGCAATCAGAAACTGTTTGGAGACAAGCAAATAAATATCACGTACCAAGAATCGTTTTTGTTAATAAAATGGATAGAATAGGTGCAAATTTCTTTAGAGTTGAAGAGCAGATTAGAGAAAGACTAAAAGCAAACCCAATACCTATTCAAATTCCTATAGGTGCTGAGGATAACTTTAGAGGTGTGGTTGACCTTGTAAGAATGAAAGCTTACGTTTGGAATGATGAGAAAAAGCCAACTGACTATGTTGAAGAAGAAATTCCAGCTGAAGTTAAAGATAAGGCAGAAGAATATCGTGCGAAATTAATCGAAGCAGTTTCTGAGACAGATGATAGCTTGATGGAGAAATTCTTTGCAGGTGAAGAACTAACTGAAGAAGAGATTAAAAAAGGTATAAAAGCAGGCTGCTTAAGAATGACTATCACGCCTATGCTTTGCGGAACTGCGTTTAAGAACAAAGGTATCCAACCTCTACTTGATGCTGTTGTTGATTATTTACCAGCTCCAGATGAGATCGCAGCGATAAATGGTGTTTATGAAGATGGCACTGAAGTAACTGTTGAAAGTACAGATGATGGCGAATTTGCCGCTCTTGCGTTTAAGATTATGACTGACCCATTTGTTGGACAGCTAACATTTATTCGTGTTTATAGAGGAAGCCTTGAAAGTGGTAGCTATGCTTACAACACAGTTCAAGACTGCAAAGAGAGAATCGGTCGCTTGCTAAAAATGCACTCAAATAAACGTGAAGAGATTACTGAGCTTTTTGCTGGTGAGATCGGTGCTGTTGTTGGTCTAAAAAATACTCTAACAGGTGATACTCTAGCTAGCGAGAAAGATAAAGTTATCCTTGAAAGAATGGACTTCCCTGAGCCAGTTATTAGTGTTGCAGTTGAACCAAAAACAAAGGCAGACCAGGAAAAAATGGCAATAGCACTTCAAAAACTAGCTCAAGAAGATCCAAGTTTTAGAGTTAGTACAGACGAAGAGAGTGGTCAAACTATTATTAGCGGTATGGGTGAGCTTCACTTGGAGATCATAGTTGATCGTATGCTTCGTGAATTTAAGGTAGATGCTGAAGTTGGACAACCACAAGTTGCTTATCGCGAAACTATTCGTAAGACAGTTGAGCAGGAATATAAGTATGCTAAACAATCAGGCGGTCGTGGTCAATATGGTCACGTATTTTTACGTATTGAGCCGCTCCCAGCTGCTAGTGGATTTGAGTTTATTAATGATATCAAAGGTGGTGTTGTTCCAAAAGAATATATTCCAGCTGTTGAAAAAGGTTGTAAAGAGGCACTTCAAAGTGGTGTTCTTGCTGGTTATCCAGTCGAAGATGTTAAAGTTACACTATTTGATGGTAGCTACCATGAAGTTGACTCGTCTGAAATGGCATTTAAACTTGCTGCTTCAATGGGCTTTAAGGAAGGTGCTAGAAAAGCAGGTGCTGTTATTCTTGAGCCTATGATGAAGGTTGAAGTAGAAACTCCAGAAGAGTATATGGGTGATGTTATAGGCGACCTTAATAAACGCCGTGGCCAAGTAAATTCAATGGATGATAGAAATGGTGTGAAGATCATTGCAGCTTATTGTCCATTAGCTCAAATGTTTGGCTATTCAACAGATCTTCGCTCAATGACTCAAGGCCGTGCAACTTATTCAATGGAATTTGATCACTACGAAGAAGTTCCTAAAAACGTAAGCGATGAGATCATTAAAAAGAGAAATGGCTAA